The following are encoded in a window of Clarias gariepinus isolate MV-2021 ecotype Netherlands chromosome 8, CGAR_prim_01v2, whole genome shotgun sequence genomic DNA:
- the zgc:110319 gene encoding NFU1 iron-sulfur cluster scaffold homolog, mitochondrial has translation MAAASCRRTIRKLLRESSRSFGFSVQDGGQCRSLWSVQKHSVQAQQSQYNPFLARWLSVYTEDTPNPRSLKFLPGKPVLGTGTLDFPNLSSAECSPLARNLFQLKGVKSVFFGPDFITLTKNDDAEWAEVKRHAIEIIEKFFESGELVTTGVAHTETNVSEEDDEIVLMIKELLDTRIRPTVQEDGGDVIFMGFDDGTVKLKLVGSCTGCPSSAVTLKSGIQNMLKFYIPEVDDVEQVENEVDEISRKVFAELERKLNDS, from the exons ATGGCGGCGGCGTCCTGCAGGCGCACAATCCGGAAGCTCCTGCGGGAGTCCTCGCGCTCTTTTGG GTTCTCAGTGCAAGATGGAGGTCAGTGCCGCTCCCTGTGGTCAGTCCAAAAACACAGTGTACAAGCTCAGCAGTCACAGTACAACCCGTTCTTAG caagatGGCTGTCAGTTTACACAGAAGACACCCCAAATCCCAGGAGTTTAAAGTTCCTTCCTGGGAAGCCTGTGCTAGGAACAGGAACACTAGACTTCCCAAATTTAAGTTCTGCAGAGTGTTCTCCTTTAGCCAG aaatcTTTTTCAGCTTAAAGGGGtgaaaagtgtgttttttgGCCCTGATTTCATCACGCTTACAAAG AATGATGACGCGgagtgggcagaggttaaacgGCATGCTATTGAGATCATCGAAAAATTTTTTGAAAGTGGAGAACTTGTGACAACAGGAGTAGCACACACAGAGACCA ATGTGTCAGAGGAGGATGATGAGattgttttaatgattaaagaGCTTTTAGACACTCGAATcag GCCTACTGTACAGGAGGATGGTGGTGATGTCATCTTTATGGGCTTTGACGATGGAACAGTGAAGCTGAAGCTTGTTGGCTCTTGCACAGGCTGTCCCAGTTCCGCAGTCACTCTGAAAAGTGGCATTCAGAACATGCTGAAGTTCTATATTCCAGAGGTGGATGATGTTGAACAG GTAGAGAATGAAGTGGATGAAATCAGCAGGAAGGTGTTTGCTGAATTGGAAAGGaaattaaatgattcataa